From one Haloferax marinisediminis genomic stretch:
- a CDS encoding DUF7471 family protein, translated as MEPLLRFALVPGHVQTAESPFITVVVVLAGIASVMLAGLGVAVFYRRQTRSHLLIALALLVFASRACIAGLSLGGVLSSFDHHIVEHGLDFAMASLVLAAIYYARKIEREAGVNEP; from the coding sequence ATGGAGCCCCTGTTACGGTTCGCGCTCGTTCCGGGGCACGTCCAGACTGCAGAGAGTCCGTTCATCACTGTCGTCGTCGTCCTCGCAGGGATTGCATCGGTGATGCTCGCGGGCCTCGGCGTCGCGGTGTTCTACCGCAGACAGACGCGGTCGCACCTGCTCATCGCGCTGGCACTCCTCGTGTTCGCGTCACGAGCGTGCATCGCCGGCCTGTCGCTCGGCGGCGTCCTCTCGTCGTTCGACCACCACATCGTCGAACACGGGTTGGACTTCGCGATGGCGTCACTCGTCCTCGCGGCCATCTACTACGCCCGGAAAATCGAGCGCGAAGCAGGGGTAAACGAACCATGA
- a CDS encoding DUF7473 family protein: MDALILQTAASGAPVTAVAGTFALFALFLSLTAHIAVRNVFGDVERKKAFAVGPVPAAIAVVFTSFGWNSFVALALAIGSDFVLVKYLYGRSTRLTAYAVFIHFVVTIILGVILFGLLVLLTSAPI, encoded by the coding sequence ATGGACGCGCTCATCTTGCAGACGGCCGCTTCCGGTGCGCCGGTCACCGCTGTCGCCGGAACGTTCGCGCTGTTCGCGCTGTTTCTCTCTCTCACTGCGCACATCGCCGTGCGAAACGTCTTCGGTGACGTCGAACGCAAGAAGGCGTTCGCCGTCGGCCCAGTCCCCGCGGCGATTGCCGTCGTCTTCACGTCGTTCGGGTGGAATTCGTTCGTCGCCCTCGCACTCGCGATCGGGTCCGACTTCGTGCTGGTCAAGTACCTCTACGGCCGGTCGACTCGACTCACTGCGTACGCGGTGTTCATCCACTTCGTCGTAACCATCATCCTCGGGGTCATCCTGTTCGGCCTCCTCGTCCTCCTGACGAGCGCACCCATCTGA
- a CDS encoding CPBP family intramembrane glutamic endopeptidase, whose product MDDGEPTRVSPRRLVWNDAERRLRAPFRLVATLVVVVFISLVIGVGITISFSDVVETSVLARVFVSVVLTGATGIGGYVAARYVDRRTISDLGFGIDRDWLTDLVFGLVLGGALMTGIFLVGLATEWLVVDEVGFGIDRLAGAAALFVFFISVGLAEELLLRGVVLTDIAEGMRWRFDVRTAILVALVASSALFGLAHLQNPNSSVASTLSITFAGVMLGFGYVLTGNLAIPVGIHISWNFVQGGVYGFAVSGLDFGTSLVETTEQGPDIVTGGAFGPEAGLFGVGAMVAGMAVIAWYVQFRYGTLRLDPSVTIPELRWRK is encoded by the coding sequence ATGGATGACGGAGAACCGACACGCGTGTCTCCACGCAGACTCGTCTGGAACGACGCCGAACGACGCTTGCGCGCCCCGTTTCGACTGGTGGCGACGCTCGTCGTCGTCGTGTTCATCTCGCTCGTCATCGGTGTGGGAATCACCATCTCGTTCAGTGACGTCGTCGAGACGAGCGTCCTCGCCCGAGTCTTCGTCTCCGTCGTCCTGACTGGTGCGACCGGAATCGGTGGATACGTCGCCGCCCGGTACGTCGACCGGCGGACGATTTCCGACCTCGGGTTCGGCATCGACCGTGACTGGCTCACTGACCTCGTGTTCGGACTCGTTCTCGGTGGTGCGTTGATGACCGGTATCTTCCTCGTCGGACTCGCGACCGAGTGGCTCGTCGTCGACGAGGTTGGGTTCGGAATCGACCGCCTCGCTGGCGCTGCGGCGCTGTTCGTGTTCTTCATCTCCGTCGGACTCGCAGAGGAACTCCTGTTGCGAGGTGTCGTGCTCACGGACATCGCCGAGGGAATGCGCTGGCGATTCGACGTCCGGACGGCGATTCTCGTCGCCCTCGTCGCCTCGTCTGCACTCTTCGGCCTCGCCCACCTCCAGAACCCGAATTCGAGTGTCGCCAGTACGCTCAGCATCACGTTCGCGGGCGTCATGCTCGGCTTTGGATACGTTCTGACGGGCAACCTCGCCATTCCAGTCGGTATCCACATCTCGTGGAACTTCGTGCAGGGTGGCGTCTACGGGTTCGCCGTGAGTGGCCTCGACTTCGGAACGTCACTCGTCGAGACGACAGAACAGGGACCGGATATCGTCACCGGTGGCGCATTCGGCCCGGAAGCAGGCCTCTTCGGTGTGGGTGCGATGGTCGCGGGGATGGCGGTCATCGCGTGGTACGTGCAGTTCAGATACGGGACACTCCGATTGGACCCCAGCGTGACGATTCCGGAGTTACGGTGGCGGAAGTGA
- the hisG gene encoding ATP phosphoribosyltransferase, whose product MRIAVPNKGRLHEPTIDLLERAGLHLDNGADRKLYAGTVDPDVTVLFARAADIPEYVRDGAAEVGITGLDQVRESGHELEDLLDLEYGKCRLVLAAPEDGDIDSVEDVAGKVVATEFPHIARTYFDEKGIDAEVVEVTGATELTPHVEMADAIIDITSTGTTLRVNRLAVIDEVLSSSVRLFARPDVVDDPKVQQLVMALESVRSAEGKRYLMMNAPREKLDEVREVIPGLGGPTVMDVAGNDTVAVHAVVNERDVFEVVSDLKNVGASGILVTEIERLVE is encoded by the coding sequence ATGCGAATCGCCGTGCCCAACAAGGGCCGTCTGCACGAACCGACCATCGACCTCTTGGAACGTGCGGGACTTCACCTCGACAACGGTGCCGACCGAAAACTCTACGCTGGAACCGTCGACCCCGACGTGACCGTTCTCTTCGCGCGCGCCGCCGACATCCCCGAGTACGTCCGCGACGGGGCCGCCGAAGTCGGCATCACGGGACTAGACCAGGTCCGCGAGTCCGGCCACGAACTCGAAGACCTCCTCGACCTCGAATACGGCAAGTGTCGTCTCGTCCTCGCCGCGCCAGAAGACGGCGACATCGACTCGGTCGAAGACGTCGCCGGCAAAGTCGTCGCCACCGAGTTCCCACACATCGCCCGGACGTACTTCGACGAGAAAGGTATCGACGCCGAAGTCGTCGAAGTGACCGGTGCGACGGAACTCACTCCCCACGTCGAGATGGCCGACGCCATCATCGACATCACCTCGACGGGGACGACGCTCAGAGTCAACCGACTCGCCGTCATCGACGAGGTCCTCTCGTCGTCGGTTCGACTGTTCGCCCGTCCCGACGTGGTCGACGACCCGAAGGTCCAGCAACTCGTCATGGCGCTCGAATCCGTCCGCTCTGCGGAGGGCAAGCGCTACTTGATGATGAACGCACCGCGCGAGAAACTCGACGAGGTTCGAGAGGTCATTCCGGGCCTCGGCGGCCCAACCGTGATGGACGTCGCCGGCAACGACACCGTGGCCGTCCACGCCGTCGTGAACGAACGCGACGTGTTCGAAGTCGTCAGCGACCTCAAGAACGTCGGTGCCAGCGGTATCCTCGTCACCGAAATCGAACGGTTGGTCGAATAG
- a CDS encoding winged helix-turn-helix transcriptional regulator, which produces MSETRIRVADHIKHNPGVHFNELVRALDLAPGQVQHHVRRLLSDETVHRTEYYGRTHYYPPEFDEWERGALALVRRETSRDILGHLIEHSEARPDDVAEEIGVARSTLEWHLNHLTERDVVRKERDLHNRVTLVLTHPNRTTKLLDDVSPSLPARFVDRFDRLLDALIDG; this is translated from the coding sequence ATGAGCGAGACACGAATCCGCGTCGCAGACCACATCAAGCACAACCCGGGAGTCCACTTCAACGAGCTCGTGCGCGCGCTCGACCTCGCCCCCGGCCAAGTACAACACCACGTCCGCCGACTCCTCTCCGACGAGACGGTTCATCGAACCGAATACTACGGGCGAACCCACTACTATCCGCCCGAGTTCGACGAGTGGGAGCGCGGCGCTCTCGCGCTCGTCCGACGGGAGACGTCGCGTGACATCCTCGGGCATCTCATCGAACACAGTGAGGCGCGTCCCGACGACGTCGCCGAGGAAATCGGCGTCGCCCGAAGCACGCTAGAGTGGCACCTCAACCACCTCACCGAGCGCGACGTGGTCCGAAAAGAACGTGACCTACACAATCGCGTGACGCTCGTCCTCACCCACCCGAACCGGACTACCAAACTCTTAGACGACGTGTCGCCGTCGCTTCCGGCACGGTTCGTCGACCGATTCGACCGCCTGCTCGACGCACTCATCGACGGCTAA
- a CDS encoding TATA-box-binding protein has translation MTDPKDTINIENVVASTGIGQELDLQSVAMDLEGADYDPEQFPGLVYRTQNPKSAALIFRSGKIVCTGAKSTADVHESLGIVFDKLRELQIPVDEDPEITVQNIVTSADLGENLNLNAIAIGLGLENIEYEPEQFPGLVYRLDEPSVVALLFGSGKLVITGGKKPADAEAAVDVIMERLSELGLLGSSF, from the coding sequence ATGACCGACCCCAAGGACACCATCAACATCGAAAACGTCGTCGCCTCCACGGGAATCGGCCAAGAACTCGACCTCCAGAGTGTGGCTATGGACCTCGAAGGCGCCGACTACGACCCGGAACAGTTCCCGGGTCTCGTCTATCGGACGCAGAATCCGAAATCTGCGGCGCTCATCTTTCGCTCGGGTAAGATCGTCTGCACCGGTGCGAAGTCGACGGCCGACGTACACGAGAGTCTCGGTATCGTCTTCGACAAACTTCGAGAACTCCAGATTCCTGTCGACGAAGACCCTGAAATCACCGTTCAGAACATCGTCACCAGCGCAGACTTAGGCGAGAATCTGAACCTCAACGCCATCGCGATCGGCCTCGGTCTGGAGAACATCGAGTACGAACCCGAGCAGTTCCCGGGTCTCGTCTACCGTCTCGACGAACCGAGCGTGGTGGCGCTTCTCTTCGGGTCGGGCAAACTCGTCATCACCGGCGGCAAGAAACCAGCAGATGCAGAGGCAGCAGTCGACGTTATCATGGAGCGACTCTCAGAACTCGGACTGCTCGGCAGCTCGTTCTAA
- a CDS encoding DUF5658 family protein, translating to MTSLDAILWGAAALAYGLGDYVTTIVGVRMAGVQEGNPIVRFLSGGDPGPGSFAVLKVVSVVLFVAAYWTLRPTTARLAVPTALTLLGTIVTARNVQIIRRRI from the coding sequence ATGACTTCGCTCGACGCCATCCTCTGGGGTGCGGCGGCACTCGCCTACGGCCTCGGCGACTACGTCACGACCATCGTCGGGGTCAGGATGGCAGGCGTACAGGAGGGCAACCCAATCGTTCGATTTCTCTCTGGTGGTGACCCCGGACCGGGGTCGTTCGCCGTCTTGAAAGTCGTCTCAGTCGTGCTCTTCGTCGCCGCGTACTGGACACTCAGACCGACGACTGCCCGACTCGCAGTTCCCACTGCATTGACATTACTCGGGACCATCGTCACGGCCCGGAACGTCCAGATTATCCGACGGCGAATCTAA